TCATCAGGAGACTCTCTCACCGAGCCTACTCGAATTCCCGTCACTCACCCTCAGCCCGGTGACGCCGTTGAACGACCAGTTCGACAAGTCAGCGTCGTCGCCGTCACTGGGAAATTCTTCGTCGGAGGAGGACAGGGCGATTGCGGAGAAATGATTTTACTTGCACCCGTCGTCGAGGGCTACGACGACTCCGAGAGACCCAGAGCCGCGACTTCTGCCTCTGTTTCCGGTCATTTCGCCGAGAGTTTCTGGGTCGTCTTCTTGATCAAATGATGAGTAGAGAGAAAGAGCGAGCATAGGCGAGATCCAGGCCATGAGGGACCTGAGAGAACACTTTGCCAGCTGCCTTTGTTCAACGTTTTGCTTCCTCCTTATTGGGTTTTCTTCTGATTTCTACAATGGATGCCGACGAATCTGACGACTTGGGCAGAGAAGCAGAGACGTCCGATACTGAGATCACAGGAGAAtgaggagggagaagaaaatcCAGGTTCAAAAAGAAGATCGGGATCCGTACTGGATCCTGGCTCGTCTGTCTCCTTCTCTACCGTGATTACATCGTCCAAGCCACCATCAAGGATCTCAAGGATGAAGGCGAGACGAATCATCTAGGAGCGTTAGTAGAGGGAGCAGAGTCATGCCTCCGTCTCTTCTAGGCCGATCTCTTCAACTGCAACTCTAAACCTACCACTGTTCTGAAGCACGACGTACGACCCGGCTACCGACCCGGTCGGAAAACATCTCTTCTGGGTTTCACGTTCTTGGGGCTGAAACGGTCTTTTTGGAGATAAGGGTCGTCGAACACAGCGGCGCCATTTCCCAGTTTCCTACGGCGGCGATCTCTGAACTGTTCGGCGATTCGAGTTCTCTAGTAAATTTCACTTTCAGTGTTTTCCTTTTCCATCCGTTGATTccgttcaaatttcaaattagtCTTCGAGAGGTATACAAAAGATGATAGGATCCTTTCTCACCAGAACACTTGTGATGACTCTTGGGTATGCTTATCCGGCTTATGAATGCTACAAAACTGTTGAAAAGAACAAGCCAGAGATTGAACAGCTTCGCTTTTGGTGCCAGTATTGGATTTTGGTGGCTGTTTTGACTGTTTGTGAAAGAGTCGGTTATGCTTTTGTTTCATGGGTTCCAATGTATAGCGAAGCTAAGTTGCTCTTCGTCATATATCTGTGGTTTCCTAAAACAAAGGGTACGAGCTATGTGTATGATTCCTTCTTTAGACCATATCTTGCGAAGCATGAAAATGAAATCGATAGGAACTTGTTGGAACTAAGAACTAGAGCTGGTGACATGGCAATTTTGCATTGGCAAAGAGCTGCAAGCTATAGTCAGACGAGAATATTTGACTTTTGCAGTATGTTGCCGCACAATCGACACCAAGGCCTCGCCCTACGCAGCCACAACAAGGTGTTAGGAGCCAACCCCCTGCCGATCCAGCTCCAAATCGCCAACCAGCTGCAACAACGCAAGCACAACCCGAAGAACCTCCATCACACCACCATTCAACAGTAGCACCAtcaatccatttccaaattgCGGATGGTGTAACTAAATCAGTCCCCTGCTCCTGCATCGAGTTTGCTGAACGCCTGGTTCTGCCTCAATACAGCAATCTGCCCCTTGACGAGGTTAAAGAGCATCACAGGCGAGATAGATTTGAGGTTGGAAATGCCGACAAAATCTTCGAGAGCACATCAAAGGAGCAGCTGACCAGGAAGGCTGCATGAAACAACAATCATCCTTTATAACGGTGATGCGGATTTCACCATCGGAGAACGACCtgtcaaagaagaaaaggaacacAAAACAGAACCTCTCTTGGATTTTCCGCCCTCTCTGCCCACCAGCTTCAGCAGCAAGTGCAGCGCCAGTCCTCGCTCGACCCCAAGAGGAACAACTTGCGTTTCAGCTTCGGCAAGCAGTCCTCTCTCGATCCTTCGGCAAGCAGTACCATCACGACCACCACAGAAGAAGAATGCGGAGAGAAAGATCAGAGATCCCAAAACTTTTTCTAAGATCGCGATGACGTCATTCCAAATCCACGCTCCATGCTGTCTTCAACATTCAGTGACGAAGAAACGGCGCCGTTCTTCAGCTTCCTCGACATTGGTTTCTACTGCAGGATGTtatgggttagggtttagaacTTCGTGCAGGACTTCGATCTCGCCGTCTCAGTCTCCCTCTCCGTCTAAATTCGATCTCGCCATAACTCCATCAATGgcctcctcatttttcttccctgCAGGCTTGTCTCTTTTGCCCATCAGTCTCGCTTTTATGCAACGAGCGACACTCCCCTCCGCAGCAAGCGGTGTAACAGGTGTACAGTGGTTGTGGTTAGTGGTGGTGCTCAGTGACAGTGCAACGAGTGTACGGTGGCTCTATACTAGGTGGTTGCGATCGGTGGCTGTGCTCAGTAAAGGTAGTGGTGGAGCTTCTTCCTCTGCACTTCCGCCATGGCTGCTGCCTTTGAATGAGATTGACAAAAACAAAGTTTGTCAATACACACCCAAAGgcctcctccgtctcttgcctcgcagctgccaaacaacttcaaagaccgctgtcaaacgactagccggccgagaagcGCTTCCTCAAACTCCAGCTCTCTGTCCGTCTTCGtccgctccctgcaaattcctctaACCACCATCCTAATTTATACAGAAagaaatactaaaaaaaaaaaaaaaaaaaaagaaaaaaaaaaaaaagaaaggggtggTGGTGCGTCTGGCACCACGTGAATAAAGAAGGGATGGTGGAGTCTTTGGTGctctggcaccatgtgaaaaaaaaaaaggggaaatctGGATTGATCTGGCACCatacctaaaaataaaaaaattaaagaataaaaaaaggggAAAGCAAGTAGGAAGGtgggatggtgcggattgcaccatgtaaatatacatatacatgtatgtgcatgatatgtatgtatatagcaaaaaaaaaaaaaaaaaaaaaaaaaaaaaaaaaaaaaacatcgagagaaatagaaggtccattttatttatttttctggaaattttacataaatttgcattatacataaattaaaaaaaaaaaaaaaatcaaatcaaatcaaatcaaatttacaagaggggatattcaaggacgatcaggtggcgcctcacaactcggcagagctccaggaaGAGAAGGCGTCGGAGGATGgctgtttgaagcctcagcagtcggtacagcctcagaagacgaaggcaaatgttgttggaacaaacccacaaacctccgatgatcaagtaaaatctgaccatcagattcctgcatctgttcaatcttcctcttcatgtttgtggcatagttgtgtgcgagcttgtgcaactgtttattctcatgcttgagccccctaatctcctgtttgagactcatcacttcagccgccaacgattcaacttgacgggttcgagcaaatagacgttgggccatgttggacacagaacctgcacactgcacactgagagccagagaatccttaacagccaactcatcagaccgtttggaaagtagtctgttatctctgggagtgacaaggttccgggccaccaccgcagcggtcatatcattcttcaccactgaatccccaacggtaagaggaccagtgggggatatgaaggatgggcgccatatgttatctggagaagacgggactacctcttcatcaaggttcaaatcaaaacgacgatcggagggtccagacattttcaaaggtgttgaagaaagaagaggtcggacaaatcaagatcttagaagtgcaagaagggagtttctacaagcgaaaattcaagtgtgctttgaaacgaactgcgtgcctctataaaaaatcagcactcgatgggatttcagagatcgaagaggcgagctcagaattcgaagaggcaagctcagaaatcggagaagcatcttgcttttccagacgcgtcagcacccattacacgcaaactcagctttgcgaaaatcacgggcaatttgtcgaagcaccgatcccagatattgaagaggcgccagtctttttcaaccACGTCATCACCCATCACacacaaactcagctttgcggaaatcacgggtaatttgtcgaagcgccgatcccagttatcgaagaggcgccatccttttttcagccgcgtcaacacctgtcacatgcacactcagcttggcaaaaatcacgggcaatttgtcgaagattttcggtgaaggagaaagcacgtgaagtatactgttcaatcatccaacggttgccgacacgagtgaaagaatagtacatcTACAGGtgttaaagaacttcctataactgtccatcttcaccctccatagcaaggcagacatacagaacctttcttcatctctgagaatgccttcccaacgaagcctcttgagttacccagtgttccttattccttggggtacctctgcaagccaatgactccaaagcaaaagtatctcatatcaccagggtagaaagcaagagtatctcatatcatacactctctctgtcctttcctttgtccttgttcctacctacaaagacaaggataaagaaaacaatatgccggaacttccactcaaactcaggtaaggaaccgactgcttggaacccttccctgattgcctacctagcactgctctcgagtactcgtttcccactgctgctgtacttccaaagaagctgccacatctgcctggagaacagataaggcaaatgaaaatgataccttgcagcatgtggagacaaggtgcagaaggaacaagcagagaagaatgcagtctgcacagtcaactcagcagaaagagtccgagctgaagaactcgagaagctgccatatctgcctgaagaaacaagcggAGAAGAATGCAACATGCTCAGTCAACtcggcagaaagagtctgagatgaagaactcgagaagatgccacatctgcctgaggaacagataaaggaaatgaagatgataccttgaagcatgtggagacaagtgcaaccaagcacgtgctgattcatccgctacttcttcaaaagcaagagtatctcatatcatcaaagttgcaatcactctgacgGTGaattcgttttgaccctcaaattcttgggtcggtttactaggcgttgtgggctgcacgtgccgattcaccacccttgaatcaaatccttaaaagatcaagtcaccaactggaagaatagcccgtcaatcttgaagatcataccgttgaccaaactgctcaggtgtgaattagaaagattgaacagagcaataagtcgtcaccttcacctcgtgcctgcttaccatgtgttcgagtcaaccttcaagaatcaagcctcaacggcccttgaagaagcgtccagccaaattcaaaaatcaagcctcgacggccctggaagaaatcaagtccgattcaagatcaagtgtctacgactcttgaatcaaaacctagttcaagaataagctgtggaaaatcaacaagtggaggaatccagaaaatcctccaacccagttcaagatcaaagctgtggaaagtcaacaaagcgcaacaaaatacgtgccgattcacccactaccaaagccaaagatcatctaccacatgaagctccttatggtccaatttcaaccttcaagattaagtctcgacggcccttgaagaaatttcaaacaaaagttcaagatcaagcctcgacggcccttgaagaaatctccagcccaattcaagatcaagcctcaacggcccttggatcgacatctacagtaagggacttcaaaacgcatctcctacacatgacaatcacatgtatacgacgcgccttgaagtgggggcatttgtagacatcgaaatttcggtaaataaatgttgaccgataaatcaaagtgtcaacgctcatgtattacataaattttacacgtagcgtgtgactcaacgaaaattgaaataagttggaaaagtcatcaaataggacacgtgtcaacacctggcagaaacgacttatttcatctggaatattatattcaaaattaggccttggaaaattctataaatacaagcccatttcattcatttgagagggggggaattcatattacaccttgaagctctgaagctctgaaactccgaagctttcaagcatccaggttctcgaagaatcaagaaagccttcttcgttcttcgttcattgttcttccaagatcaagcctcgacggcccttggatcaaccatccaccaattcaagatcaagccccgacggcccttgaagaaagcaccatcgttcatcatccgttcatccaagatcaagccccaacggccctttggatcaacaacgtcgacaaatccacacatccaaccgttcttcaagatcaagcccaaaagcccttgaagatccgttcatcactgttcttcaagatcaagcccaaaagcccttggagatccgttcgtcactgttcttcaaagatcaagcccaaaagcccctttgaagatccgctcaaatccaccttcaaagatcaagcccacggccccttgaagaaacttccaactgttcatccaagatcaagcctcgacggcccttggatcaacgaaacaccaaccaatcaacaccttacggagatcgaatcagaggatcaaaatagagagagattgtaaaccaaaaccatcaaaaaatacaaatatttgtttgtgcacgttgttcttgtctctttcgtttcaggaattttccgtgttcacagcaAGCACTAAATTATAGTAGTAATTTTTTAACAATCATAAaattaaggctttttagccaaaatggtcatgAGATTTGCTTAACTTCTCACTTAGGTTCCTGAGATATGAAATAGATAGAATTGGTCCCTAAGTTTGTCTACAATCAATAATTTTGGTCATTCAGTGAAAAATCTCCATAAAATAAGAAtagaatgacaaaaataccgtcaaatttgatcaaatcattttggcctattgtttattaattgagggtaattttgtcattttgatccttatttaacataatttttcaaccaatgaccaaaatgattgatggtggacaatttcAAGGACCTCTTCTATTGGtttcaaatcttagggaccaaagtgaggaattatgcaaatctcaaataccattttgactaaaaagcctaAAATTAAAGAGTGTAAACAACCctatgattgatggtggacaatttcAATGACCTCTTCTATTGGCttcaaatcttagggaccaaagtgaagagttatgcaaatctcaaagaccattttaactaaaaagccTAAAATTAAAGAGTGTAAACAACCATACTCAAACAAGGTGACACTACCAAGTAACTAAACAAATTGGTGGGTTTAATAAATTTGTGAATATATACATTATGGAATTaagtaataaattattttaattgaaaacCCTAAAAGGGCCCCCAATGATCATTATCTTGttcatgttttttttatctACCATTCATGATTTGCCACAGTGCCTCAATATTGTGTATTGG
This is a stretch of genomic DNA from Malus domestica chromosome 02, GDT2T_hap1. It encodes these proteins:
- the LOC103409605 gene encoding putative HVA22-like protein g, translated to MTLGYAYPAYECYKTVEKNKPEIEQLRFWCQYWILVAVLTVCERVGYAFVSWVPMYSEAKLLFVIYLWFPKTKGTSYVYDSFFRPYLAKHENEIDRNLLELRTRAGDMYVAAQSTPRPRPTQPQQGVRSQPPADPAPNRQPAATTQAQPEEPPSHHHSTVAPSIHFQIADGVTKSVPCSCIEFAERLVLPQYSNLPLDEVKEHHRRDRFEVGNADKIFESTSKEQLTRKAA